From one Oncorhynchus keta strain PuntledgeMale-10-30-2019 chromosome 30, Oket_V2, whole genome shotgun sequence genomic stretch:
- the LOC118363375 gene encoding HLA class II histocompatibility antigen gamma chain-like codes for MEEQQQQRHDDALLERAGSQDVILPITTNTRASNSRAFKVAGLTVLACLLLAGQALTTYLVFNQRGQIYDMQKSNDNMRKQLRNRPPAVAPFKMQTPMLNMARLIDFTDEDVKTPMTNLEATAVAIVSLEEQVKNLLQNPQLPQFNETFLANLQSLKKQVEETEWEGFETWARYWLLFQMAQEKPPVLPTPQPVPRQEGILPQDDAAEGVQE; via the exons ATGGAGGAGCAACAGCAGCAGAGACACGACGATGCGCTCCTGGAGCGCGCAGGGAGCCAGGACGTTATCCTCCCAATAACAACAAACACAAG GGCCTCTAACAGCCGTGCTTTTAAGGTAGCAGGGCTCACAGTGCTGGCGTGTCTTCTCCTAGCCGGCCAGGCCCTCACAACCTACCTGGTCTTCAACCAGAGGGGCCAGATCTATGACATGCAGAAGAGCAACGACAACATGCGCAAGCAGCTGAGAAACAGACCACCGG CTGTGGCCCCTTTCAAGATGCAGACGCCCATGCTCAACATGGCCCGGCTGATCGACTTCACCGATGAGGACGTCAAGACTCCCATGACG AACCTGGAGGCCACTGCAGTTGCAATTGTGAGCCTGGAGGAGCAAGTGAAGAATCTGCTGCAg AACCCCCAGCTGCCCCAGTTCAACGAGACGTTCCTGGCCAACCTGCAGAGCCTGAAGAAACAGGTGGAGGAGACTGAGTGGGAG GGCTTTGAGACCTGGGCGCGTTATTGGCTGCTCTTCCAGATGGCCCAGGAGAAGCCCCCTGTTCTCCCCACACCTCAGCCAG TACCCCGTCAGGAGGGCATCTTACCCCAGGATGATGCAGCTGAAGGAGTACAAGA ATGA
- the LOC118363377 gene encoding SLC35A4 upstream open reading frame protein-like isoform X1: MLLSTPGIRVDHRTSNRAKMADNKDPFKQMKDLNQLKNQLEDIQKRVESEFAEGIPQGGSVLASPFLKGFLAGYMVAKLRSSALIGVLLGTFTGIYAAQNYQVPNIESTLKDYMSLFRKGPK, encoded by the exons ATGTTGCTTTCCACTCCAGGCATACGAGTAGATCACAGAACATCCAATCGAGCAAAAATGGCGGATAACAAG GATCCTTTCAAACAGATGAAGGATCTCAACCAGCTCAAGAATCAGCTGGAAGACATCCAGAAACGTGTGGAGAGTGAATTTGCAGAAGGAATCCCGCAG GGGGGCTCTGTGCTGGCATCTCCCTTCCTGAAGGGCTTCCTGGCTGGCTATATGGTGGCCAAGCTCCGCTCCTCAGCTCTCATAGGAGTGCTACTGGGAACATTCACAGGCATCTACGCTGCACAGAACTATCAGGTTCCCAACATCGAAAGCACCCTGAAAGACTATATGAGTTTGTTTAGAAAAGGACCCAAGTAA
- the LOC118363377 gene encoding SLC35A4 upstream open reading frame protein-like isoform X2, with product MADNKDPFKQMKDLNQLKNQLEDIQKRVESEFAEGIPQGGSVLASPFLKGFLAGYMVAKLRSSALIGVLLGTFTGIYAAQNYQVPNIESTLKDYMSLFRKGPK from the exons ATGGCGGATAACAAG GATCCTTTCAAACAGATGAAGGATCTCAACCAGCTCAAGAATCAGCTGGAAGACATCCAGAAACGTGTGGAGAGTGAATTTGCAGAAGGAATCCCGCAG GGGGGCTCTGTGCTGGCATCTCCCTTCCTGAAGGGCTTCCTGGCTGGCTATATGGTGGCCAAGCTCCGCTCCTCAGCTCTCATAGGAGTGCTACTGGGAACATTCACAGGCATCTACGCTGCACAGAACTATCAGGTTCCCAACATCGAAAGCACCCTGAAAGACTATATGAGTTTGTTTAGAAAAGGACCCAAGTAA
- the LOC118363377 gene encoding SLC35A4 upstream open reading frame protein-like isoform X3, which yields MKDLNQLKNQLEDIQKRVESEFAEGIPQGGSVLASPFLKGFLAGYMVAKLRSSALIGVLLGTFTGIYAAQNYQVPNIESTLKDYMSLFRKGPK from the exons ATGAAGGATCTCAACCAGCTCAAGAATCAGCTGGAAGACATCCAGAAACGTGTGGAGAGTGAATTTGCAGAAGGAATCCCGCAG GGGGGCTCTGTGCTGGCATCTCCCTTCCTGAAGGGCTTCCTGGCTGGCTATATGGTGGCCAAGCTCCGCTCCTCAGCTCTCATAGGAGTGCTACTGGGAACATTCACAGGCATCTACGCTGCACAGAACTATCAGGTTCCCAACATCGAAAGCACCCTGAAAGACTATATGAGTTTGTTTAGAAAAGGACCCAAGTAA